A window of Borrelia sp. A-FGy1 contains these coding sequences:
- a CDS encoding 16S rRNA (uracil(1498)-N(3))-methyltransferase, producing the protein MKQIVLDDSCLFGNDIVINDSKICHYLFHVRRFKVGDTLNVLLKGKEIRFAKILSMDNKLIKLYTLKIEKIKRRHFEISMFISNLKGRKLDLCLRQIVEIGVDHINIVNGDNSVSKIDIDDLNFKRSRFLKIIDEALKQSGNVHVPNINFYENFFSVPYSSSVNYYVAHQDGILLGCGDSISTLHKIGILIGPEGCFSIAEINLFKDLGFKFVRFNTSILRADTAIVYSLICFKLLLEGNNG; encoded by the coding sequence GTGAAACAAATAGTCTTAGATGATAGCTGTTTATTTGGGAATGATATCGTTATTAACGATAGTAAGATTTGCCATTATCTTTTTCATGTGAGAAGGTTTAAGGTAGGGGATACATTAAATGTTTTGTTGAAAGGAAAAGAAATAAGGTTTGCTAAAATTTTAAGCATGGATAATAAGCTTATTAAGCTTTATACTCTTAAGATAGAGAAAATAAAAAGGCGGCATTTTGAAATAAGTATGTTTATATCTAATCTTAAGGGCAGGAAATTAGATTTATGTTTAAGACAAATTGTTGAAATTGGAGTAGATCATATAAACATTGTTAATGGTGATAATTCTGTTTCTAAGATAGATATTGATGATTTAAATTTTAAAAGATCTAGATTTTTAAAAATAATAGATGAAGCTCTAAAACAAAGTGGCAATGTACATGTTCCTAATATTAATTTTTACGAAAATTTTTTTAGTGTTCCTTATTCATCTTCTGTTAATTATTATGTTGCTCATCAAGATGGTATTTTATTAGGTTGTGGCGATAGCATAAGTACTTTACATAAAATTGGGATTTTAATAGGACCTGAGGGTTGCTTTTCAATAGCAGAAATTAATTTATTTAAGGATTTGGGTTTTAAATTTGTTAGGTTTAATACTTCAATTTTGAGAGCAGATACAGCTATTGTTTATTCACTTATTTGTTTTAAATTGTTATTAGAGGGTAATAATGGCTAA
- a CDS encoding S41 family peptidase produces MKKKFLIFGCFLLAISMSFLVVVESIFAQSNSSKSKLSVSNYGHMMTEAFDFIKRNYVEPVNDEAIFEGALKGMFQALDDPYSQYLTRKDLEEISKTTEGNYVGIGVTITKKDPSKGGNLEPSFSYVKVLTPFEEGPAYKAGIRSGDYITAVDGKSASLMTVEQVVELLRGKEGTKVKVSILRGKDLKLEFELVREKLDIQTVKYDVINEEVGYIRIVSFNPNTNSYFRKALEKLKSQNIKSLILDLRLNTGGFLKDAIKIADDILTEGVIVSTKTRDTKAPFEYKASSEFLVPLDMKIVALIDKHSASASEVLVGALKDHKRAYIIGEKSYGKGVIQNVIPFHTGGFKITNSKYYTPSGQSIHNIGIEPDLEIVVKDFSEEEVVAYKEIFDKDLIGHFLEGRKTITEYEIDNFIDVLIKGHDNYNVDKDFLGQYILTKFYQDTNQEVPIYNLHYDKALRASYEYLLNETK; encoded by the coding sequence ATGAAAAAAAAATTTTTAATATTTGGATGCTTCTTATTAGCTATTAGCATGAGTTTTTTAGTTGTTGTAGAGTCTATCTTTGCACAATCAAATTCTTCTAAAAGTAAATTATCTGTGTCAAATTATGGTCATATGATGACAGAAGCTTTTGATTTTATTAAGAGAAACTATGTTGAACCTGTTAATGATGAAGCTATTTTTGAAGGGGCTTTAAAGGGGATGTTTCAGGCATTGGATGATCCGTATTCTCAATATTTAACAAGAAAAGATTTGGAAGAGATATCAAAGACTACAGAGGGAAATTATGTTGGAATTGGGGTTACTATTACTAAAAAAGATCCTTCTAAAGGAGGTAATCTTGAACCTAGTTTTTCTTATGTTAAAGTTCTTACTCCTTTTGAGGAGGGACCTGCGTATAAGGCTGGCATAAGATCGGGTGATTATATCACAGCAGTTGATGGTAAAAGTGCTTCTTTGATGACGGTAGAACAAGTTGTTGAGCTTTTAAGAGGGAAAGAAGGTACAAAAGTTAAAGTTTCTATTCTAAGAGGTAAAGATTTAAAATTAGAATTTGAACTTGTAAGAGAAAAATTGGACATACAGACTGTTAAATATGATGTTATCAATGAAGAAGTTGGGTATATTAGGATAGTAAGTTTTAACCCAAACACTAATAGTTACTTTAGAAAAGCTTTAGAAAAACTTAAATCTCAGAATATTAAATCTTTGATTTTAGACTTAAGACTTAATACCGGAGGATTTCTGAAGGATGCAATAAAGATAGCCGATGATATTTTGACTGAGGGAGTTATTGTTTCAACAAAGACAAGAGATACTAAAGCTCCTTTTGAATATAAGGCTAGTTCTGAGTTTTTGGTGCCTTTAGATATGAAAATTGTTGCTTTAATTGATAAGCATTCAGCATCAGCATCTGAAGTTTTAGTTGGAGCTTTAAAAGACCATAAGAGAGCTTACATTATAGGTGAAAAATCCTATGGTAAAGGAGTTATACAAAATGTAATCCCTTTCCATACGGGAGGATTTAAGATTACTAATTCAAAATACTATACTCCATCTGGTCAAAGTATACATAATATTGGAATTGAACCTGATTTAGAGATTGTTGTGAAGGATTTTTCCGAGGAAGAAGTAGTAGCATATAAAGAAATTTTTGACAAGGATTTAATAGGGCATTTTTTAGAGGGTAGAAAGACTATTACTGAATATGAAATAGATAATTTTATTGATGTTCTTATTAAGGGACATGATAATTATAATGTGGATAAAGACTTTTTAGGTCAGTATATTCTTACTAAATTTTATCAAGACACAAATCAAGAAGTCCCGATTTATAATTTACATTATGATAAGGCATTAAGAGCTTCTTATGAATATCTTTTAAACGAAACTAAATAG
- a CDS encoding P-loop NTPase has translation MIIVPVASGKGGVGKSLFSTNVAICLANEGKKVLLIDLDLGGSNLHSMLNIIPKKSIGTFLKTKISFKNIIIESGIKNLSFIAGDSDIPELANIVNFQKRRIINNLKSLTYDYLIIDLGAGTAFNTIDFFLMSNRGIIVTIPTITATMNAYLFLKNTIFRIISKIFTKDTKGHKIISDIKKDFSNLQKIYIPNLLLKIENYDPENYEKFIAIFSRFSPFIVFNMLKTPDEIQKTEKILKSAKDYLNINLQSIGSIYKDEIIDQALNHKIPITIYKPTSLTSKSIKKIAKKLIELENLINDAALLSDDDIYESYNFVFKEAQDEYMEKYEYLESLLLEKKIDNNEIIDIIKSQQREISTLRKQNMMFKKKLFKQLKKE, from the coding sequence TTGATTATAGTACCTGTAGCTAGCGGTAAGGGAGGAGTTGGGAAATCTCTTTTTTCAACTAACGTTGCAATTTGTCTTGCAAACGAAGGGAAAAAAGTATTGCTTATTGACCTTGATCTTGGAGGCTCCAACCTACATTCTATGCTAAATATCATACCTAAGAAGAGCATTGGAACTTTCCTTAAAACAAAAATTTCATTCAAAAATATAATAATAGAATCTGGAATTAAAAATCTAAGTTTTATTGCAGGGGACTCCGACATTCCAGAGCTTGCAAATATAGTTAACTTTCAAAAGAGAAGAATAATAAACAATCTAAAATCTCTCACCTATGACTATTTAATAATTGACCTTGGCGCTGGAACAGCATTTAATACAATAGATTTCTTTTTAATGTCAAATCGTGGAATCATAGTAACAATACCAACAATAACAGCAACAATGAATGCCTATTTATTTTTAAAAAACACAATCTTTAGAATTATATCAAAAATATTTACAAAAGACACAAAAGGACACAAAATAATTTCTGATATTAAAAAAGACTTTAGCAATTTACAAAAAATATATATACCCAACCTATTACTCAAAATAGAAAATTATGATCCTGAAAATTATGAAAAATTCATAGCAATTTTTTCACGATTCAGCCCTTTTATAGTCTTTAATATGTTAAAAACACCTGATGAAATTCAAAAAACAGAAAAAATACTAAAATCCGCAAAGGATTATCTAAACATAAACTTACAAAGCATAGGTTCAATTTATAAAGATGAAATTATTGATCAAGCATTAAACCATAAAATACCAATAACAATCTATAAACCTACAAGTTTAACTTCTAAAAGCATTAAAAAAATAGCAAAAAAATTAATTGAACTTGAAAACCTAATAAATGATGCAGCACTTTTAAGTGATGACGATATATATGAAAGCTATAATTTTGTATTTAAAGAAGCACAAGATGAGTACATGGAGAAATATGAATATCTCGAATCCTTGCTATTAGAAAAAAAAATAGACAATAATGAAATTATCGACATAATAAAATCCCAACAAAGGGAAATTTCAACATTGAGAAAACAAAACATGATGTTTAAAAAAAAATTATTTAAACAATTAAAAAAAGAGTAA
- the lgt gene encoding prolipoprotein diacylglyceryl transferase codes for MPNYINYPSWLNPEIIKGIPITWYSLSYIIIIMICYKFIWYQIKIDKIDIKRSDYEKMMFSLVIGAIIGGRLASTLIYDKSGLYYTHPWLIFLPFDKHWNFTGFRGMAIHGGFFGVIIALLITINTNLKNTNVRKYFIKITDYGAIAFSSGYILGRLANFANAELYGRPMKGGIIFPKAVPFNTSDKGVKEFAESIGLMLSPHDLFVNLPRIPSQLIEGFFEGIVSFLLLWFVFRKIKKYDGFIFGVYIILYGFFRFLIEYLREPDKEIGFVITYSPPESLFDFSFLNISMGQVLSLILILSGIIWLLWAKMRSEKLNK; via the coding sequence ATGCCGAATTACATAAATTATCCCTCTTGGTTAAACCCTGAAATAATTAAAGGAATTCCAATTACATGGTATAGCCTTTCCTACATTATAATAATCATGATTTGCTATAAATTCATTTGGTACCAAATAAAAATTGACAAAATTGATATTAAAAGAAGTGATTATGAAAAAATGATGTTTTCACTTGTTATAGGAGCAATAATAGGCGGTAGGCTAGCCTCTACATTAATTTATGATAAAAGTGGTCTTTATTATACACACCCATGGCTAATATTCCTACCATTTGATAAACACTGGAATTTCACAGGCTTTAGAGGAATGGCAATACACGGAGGGTTTTTTGGAGTAATTATTGCACTATTAATAACAATTAATACTAATCTTAAGAACACAAATGTGAGAAAATACTTTATAAAGATAACAGATTATGGAGCGATTGCTTTTTCTTCAGGATACATACTAGGAAGACTTGCTAACTTTGCAAATGCAGAGCTTTACGGAAGACCAATGAAAGGAGGAATAATATTCCCAAAAGCAGTACCTTTTAACACAAGCGACAAGGGAGTAAAAGAATTTGCAGAATCAATTGGGCTTATGCTGTCTCCTCATGATTTATTTGTTAACTTACCAAGGATTCCATCACAACTAATTGAAGGATTTTTCGAGGGAATTGTATCTTTTTTATTATTATGGTTTGTCTTTAGAAAAATAAAAAAATATGATGGTTTTATTTTTGGAGTATATATAATTCTTTATGGTTTCTTTAGATTCTTAATTGAATATTTAAGAGAACCGGATAAAGAAATAGGATTTGTTATCACATATAGCCCACCTGAGAGTCTATTCGACTTCTCTTTCTTAAACATATCAATGGGACAAGTACTTTCTCTAATTTTGATACTATCCGGAATAATTTGGCTTTTATGGGCCAAGATGAGATCAGAAAAATTAAATAAATAA
- a CDS encoding EAL domain-containing protein, producing the protein MKNTYPNAIAISEQKINDKEIARLQSIFNLLYISYSRKNISKEYIKKNNIKFAIIYNHKRPIEFSINIANDLQSINKVYSIIINNKNRVKTTYKFNYIEILNDIHELSFNHSLICQKKFFHDNNNANLDFFLNLAELIKEIVIITNIENDIIYVNEKGSKELELPIKTRGKTNKITDINIIDLEKENKIDLSYTINDIPEFKNILITDCLLIVKQNKKLIVDLFVSTIGQNNIDKLITIKEISHLKYKNYDKNLEIIDKQTDLYNIKELENLLINQIESSYKNTYLFDLDLHINTEYEYKGNRANIDFKILKKITSKIMSFYSEYIFRIKDNNLIVIISTNGGEKRLIAIAEEIKKTISNELKKQGLIIFKFNIGVIEANLQEDIEVTISKLKIATKISSEYKDSLPILYKDELPETILIKNQNKIFEYIVKAIKNDFFTLYYQKITPLKKNLKPKIEILTRLFDHTGSPIPNITVFSLIEKYNLTVEVDQLVVTKALREYTNFVAKNGIHIFSINISPHSLKSKSFRMFLRETLLTSHVPLQNICLEITETGILENFELVNNYFKELKSFGIKLALDDFGSGHTSLSYIKILPIDIIKIDGSFIKVINSSQTDLVIIKSIKEIADTKRIKIVAEFVSNEEILKKINEIGIDYGQGFLWHVPEPI; encoded by the coding sequence ATGAAAAATACATATCCAAATGCAATTGCAATATCTGAACAAAAAATTAATGATAAAGAGATTGCAAGACTTCAATCTATTTTCAACTTATTATATATATCATACTCTAGAAAAAACATCTCCAAAGAATACATCAAAAAAAATAACATTAAGTTTGCTATTATTTATAACCACAAAAGACCTATAGAATTTTCAATCAATATAGCAAATGATTTACAAAGCATAAATAAAGTTTACTCTATCATAATAAACAACAAAAATAGAGTAAAAACAACTTACAAATTCAACTACATAGAGATATTAAACGATATTCACGAACTAAGCTTTAATCACAGCTTAATTTGTCAAAAAAAGTTTTTCCATGATAATAACAATGCAAACCTTGATTTTTTCTTAAATTTAGCTGAACTTATTAAAGAGATTGTAATAATTACAAATATTGAAAATGATATTATATATGTCAATGAAAAAGGAAGCAAAGAGCTTGAACTTCCAATAAAGACTAGAGGAAAAACAAATAAAATAACTGACATCAATATCATAGATTTAGAAAAGGAAAATAAAATAGATTTAAGTTATACCATAAATGACATTCCTGAATTCAAGAACATATTAATAACTGACTGCCTTTTAATAGTAAAACAAAATAAAAAATTAATTGTAGATCTATTTGTTAGCACAATTGGCCAAAATAACATTGATAAATTAATAACAATAAAAGAAATATCTCATTTAAAATATAAAAACTATGATAAGAATCTTGAAATTATTGATAAACAAACAGATTTATATAATATCAAAGAACTTGAAAATCTTTTAATAAATCAAATTGAATCTTCTTATAAAAATACGTATTTATTTGACTTAGACTTACACATAAATACAGAATATGAATACAAAGGAAACAGGGCAAATATAGACTTTAAAATACTCAAAAAAATAACTTCTAAAATAATGTCATTTTATTCAGAATACATATTTCGAATAAAAGATAATAACTTAATAGTTATTATTTCCACAAATGGTGGAGAGAAAAGATTAATTGCAATTGCAGAAGAAATTAAGAAAACTATCTCTAATGAGCTTAAAAAGCAAGGATTAATAATATTTAAATTCAATATAGGAGTAATAGAAGCTAATTTACAAGAAGACATAGAAGTAACAATTTCAAAACTAAAAATAGCAACAAAAATATCTTCTGAATACAAAGATTCTCTCCCCATTTTATACAAAGACGAACTTCCAGAAACAATACTTATCAAAAATCAAAATAAAATATTTGAATATATAGTAAAAGCAATAAAAAACGACTTTTTCACTCTCTACTATCAAAAAATAACTCCCCTTAAAAAAAATTTAAAACCTAAAATTGAAATATTAACAAGACTTTTTGATCATACAGGTTCTCCTATTCCAAATATCACAGTATTCAGTTTAATAGAAAAATATAATCTAACTGTCGAAGTAGATCAACTGGTTGTTACTAAAGCCTTAAGAGAATATACAAATTTCGTAGCAAAAAATGGGATACATATTTTTTCAATCAACATTTCACCTCACTCATTAAAATCTAAAAGTTTTAGAATGTTCTTACGAGAAACACTTCTTACAAGTCATGTACCACTTCAAAACATATGCTTAGAAATAACAGAAACTGGAATTTTAGAAAATTTTGAACTAGTTAACAACTATTTCAAAGAACTTAAAAGTTTTGGAATCAAACTAGCACTTGACGACTTTGGAAGCGGCCACACCTCACTCTCATATATTAAAATATTACCCATAGATATCATAAAAATAGATGGATCTTTTATCAAAGTAATAAATTCCAGTCAAACAGATCTTGTAATAATAAAATCAATAAAAGAAATTGCTGATACAAAAAGAATAAAAATAGTAGCTGAATTTGTATCAAATGAAGAAATACTTAAAAAAATCAATGAAATTGGAATAGACTATGGACAGGGATTTCTATGGCATGTACCAGAACCAATATAG
- a CDS encoding aminopeptidase, which translates to MKKQNPWISLKKEEKHKILEFSEKYKNFLSTIKTEREVIHYSIKKAKEKRFICSYEKKELKPGDKIFYTCRDKNIAIVFIGKESIENGINFIVSHTDSPRLDAKPSPISEENEFALLKTNYYGGIKKYQWLSIPLSIRGVVFLKNEDKIEINIGDNKNDPVFVIPDILPHLDKKVQRDKKSEEIIEGENLKIIIGSLPIETKEKDKVKLAILDLINKKYKIEEEDFVSAEIEIVPAGEAKDVGLDRALIGGYGQDDKVCVYTSLEAILSLEETPNKTAVCFLVDKEEIGSTGSTGLNSRYLEFFVSDILSKLEGNKYNNLFVQKVLWNSKSISADVCGAINPLFKSVHDEQNAPKIGYGIPIMKYTGHGGKYMASDADAELVFYIRNLLNKNKIAWQVATLGKVEEGGGGTVAKFLAHYGIRTIDMGPGVISMHSPFEITSKFDVHTSYMAYKAFFQG; encoded by the coding sequence ATGAAAAAACAAAACCCTTGGATTTCTTTAAAAAAAGAAGAAAAGCATAAAATTCTAGAATTTTCAGAAAAATACAAGAATTTTTTAAGCACTATCAAAACTGAAAGAGAAGTTATCCATTATTCCATAAAAAAGGCTAAAGAAAAAAGATTTATCTGTTCATATGAAAAAAAAGAATTAAAACCCGGAGACAAAATCTTTTACACATGTCGAGACAAAAATATTGCTATTGTTTTTATTGGAAAGGAATCTATTGAGAATGGAATAAACTTTATTGTATCTCACACAGACTCCCCAAGACTTGACGCAAAACCATCACCAATTTCGGAAGAGAATGAATTTGCATTACTTAAAACAAATTACTATGGAGGAATCAAAAAATATCAATGGTTATCTATTCCTCTATCAATACGAGGAGTAGTATTTTTAAAAAACGAAGATAAAATAGAAATTAATATCGGAGACAACAAAAATGATCCCGTATTTGTAATTCCTGACATACTGCCACATCTTGATAAAAAAGTACAAAGAGACAAAAAATCCGAAGAAATTATTGAAGGTGAAAATTTAAAAATAATAATTGGAAGTCTACCTATTGAAACTAAAGAAAAAGATAAGGTAAAGCTTGCTATACTTGATTTAATAAATAAAAAATACAAAATAGAAGAAGAAGATTTTGTCTCAGCAGAAATAGAAATAGTGCCAGCAGGAGAAGCAAAGGATGTAGGGCTTGATAGAGCACTTATTGGTGGTTACGGTCAAGATGACAAAGTTTGTGTTTACACCTCATTAGAGGCTATTTTAAGCTTAGAAGAAACTCCAAACAAAACTGCCGTATGTTTCTTGGTTGATAAAGAAGAAATTGGATCAACTGGATCAACTGGTTTAAATTCAAGATACCTTGAATTCTTTGTTTCAGACATATTATCCAAACTTGAAGGCAATAAATATAATAATCTTTTTGTTCAAAAGGTACTATGGAATTCAAAAAGCATATCTGCTGATGTTTGTGGGGCAATTAATCCATTATTTAAATCTGTACATGATGAGCAAAATGCACCTAAAATAGGATATGGAATACCTATAATGAAATATACAGGGCATGGAGGTAAATATATGGCCAGTGACGCCGATGCTGAACTTGTTTTTTATATTAGAAATTTGCTAAACAAAAATAAAATAGCTTGGCAAGTAGCTACACTTGGTAAAGTAGAAGAAGGAGGAGGGGGTACTGTTGCAAAATTTTTAGCTCATTATGGAATAAGAACAATAGACATGGGCCCTGGCGTAATTAGTATGCACTCGCCCTTTGAAATAACTTCTAAATTTGATGTACACACTTCTTATATGGCATATAAGGCATTCTTTCAAGGATAA
- a CDS encoding PTS transporter subunit EIIB, protein MNNEKAIKTSEHIIECFGGIVNIKEIYKDVTRIKILVDSNSLVKRENLTKDKNIIGTIKSNEFTEIVMNFEIIEDVYNNILYMLNKHTS, encoded by the coding sequence ATGAATAATGAAAAAGCAATAAAAACATCGGAACATATCATAGAATGTTTTGGTGGTATTGTAAACATCAAAGAAATATATAAAGATGTTACTAGAATCAAAATACTAGTAGACAGCAACTCTTTAGTTAAGAGAGAAAATTTAACAAAGGATAAAAATATAATAGGAACAATTAAATCAAATGAATTCACAGAAATAGTAATGAATTTTGAAATAATTGAAGATGTTTACAACAACATCTTATATATGCTGAATAAACACACAAGTTAA